Proteins encoded in a region of the Rutidosis leptorrhynchoides isolate AG116_Rl617_1_P2 chromosome 9, CSIRO_AGI_Rlap_v1, whole genome shotgun sequence genome:
- the LOC139866204 gene encoding uncharacterized protein, with product MDKKKVSVPLICHGHSRPVVDLFYSPITPDGFFLISASKDSTPMLRNGETGDWIGNFEGHKGAVWSCCLDTNALRAASASADFTAKLWDALTGDVLHSFDHKHIVRACSFSEDTHRLLTGGFEKILRIFDLNRLDAPPVEFEHSPGSVRTVTWLHSDQTILSSCSDSGGVRLWDVRSGKMIHTLETKSSVTSAEVSNDGRYITTADGSSVKFWDANHFGLVKSYEMPCNVESASLEPKYGDKFIAGGEDMWIRLFDFNTGEEIGCNKGHHGPVHCVRFSPGGESYASGSEDGTIRIWQTGPLNTKEKESLVPNGPSKDVKPITADEIGTKLEDLKVGSRE from the exons ATGGATAAGAAGAAGGTCTCTGTTCCTCTTATTTGCCATGGGCATTCTCGTCCAGTTGTTGATTTGTTTTACAGCCCTATCACTCCAGATGGCTTCTTCCTCATCAGTGCCAGCAAag ATTCAACACCTATGCTTAGAAATGGAGAAACTGGAGATTGGATAGGTAATTTTGAGGGGCATAAAGGTGCAGTTTGGAGTTGCTGTTTAGATACTAATGCGTTACGTGCTGCGTCTGCTTCTGCTGATTTCACTGC GAAATTGTGGGATGCATTAACTGGAGATGTGTTGCACTCGTTTGACCACAAACATATTGTTCGAGCATGTTCTTTTTCTGAG GATACACATCGTTTGCTCACTGGTGGTTTTGAGAAGATACTTCGCATATTCGATTTAAATCGACTCGATGCACCACCTGTAGAATTTGAACATTCTCCAGGTTCTGTTAGGACCGTTACATGGTTACACAGTGACCAGACAATATTGAGTTCTTGCTCTGATTCTGGAGGTGTAAG GCTATGGGATGTGAGAAGTGGGAAGATGATTCATACTCTTGAAACAAAATCATCTGTGACGAGTGCTGAGGTCAGCAACGATGGCCGTTATATAACCACTGCCGATGGATCTTCTGTTAAGTTCTGGGATGCAAACCa TTTTGGATTGGTGAAAAGTTATGAAATGCCGTGCAATGTGGAATCGGCGTCATTGGAACCAAAGTATGGTGATAAATTTATTGCTGGAGGTGAAGACATGTGGATTCGTCTATTTGATTTCAACACCGGTGAAGAAATCG GTTGTAACAAGGGACACCATGGTCCAGTTCATTGCGTGAGGTTCTCACCAGGAGGTGAATCATATGCGTCTGGGTCCGAAGACGGAACGATAAGAATATGGCAAACAGGGCCTTTGAATACAAAGGAGAAAGAAAGCTTAGTTCCAAATGGGCCAAGTAAGGATGTGAAGCCCATAACAGCTGATGAAATTGGCACAAAATTGGAAGATTTGAAAGTTGGCAGCAGGGAGTAA